In Streptomyces dangxiongensis, one DNA window encodes the following:
- a CDS encoding NYN domain-containing protein encodes MDRCIVLVDAGYLLGAAASLLAGEPSRSRITVDHAALIQALRERAEFDTERPLLRIYWFDGAPDRVPQPEHRRLRVMPRVTVRLGALTRSDGRWAQKGVDAAMHAELTELARNRACSDVVLVTGDGDLLPGMMAAKEHGVAVHLWAVQAADGDYNQSEDLVAEADERRVLDRAWITQAVRAKELTGVCAPPPVPRPEIAAILSAPLPESAPSAATERSAERTDHPPATAGTENGAQERTPAARTVPTPKDLAALRAPGAPSAQHPPTATLRWSSDKGWVDRPGAVTEPPEAASMPTLAQLTTAEQRWADREEDITTVGGDPYEVGQVFARRWMSRLGGDQNHRQRLSQMYPRIPHRIDGELLRYAARFGLLAHKDDQIDEHDRYAIRAGFWREVDVPAATESAPAAD; translated from the coding sequence GTGGACCGCTGCATCGTCCTGGTGGACGCCGGGTATCTGCTGGGAGCCGCCGCCAGCCTCCTCGCCGGTGAGCCCTCGCGGTCCAGGATCACCGTCGACCACGCCGCCCTGATCCAGGCGCTGCGTGAACGCGCGGAGTTCGACACCGAACGTCCGCTGCTGCGGATCTACTGGTTCGACGGCGCCCCCGACCGCGTCCCCCAGCCGGAGCACCGCCGGCTGCGCGTGATGCCCCGGGTCACCGTCCGGCTCGGCGCCCTCACCCGCAGCGACGGACGCTGGGCCCAGAAGGGCGTCGACGCGGCCATGCACGCCGAGCTGACCGAGCTGGCCCGCAACCGCGCCTGTTCCGACGTCGTCCTCGTCACCGGCGACGGCGATCTGCTGCCGGGGATGATGGCGGCCAAGGAGCACGGCGTCGCCGTCCACCTGTGGGCCGTCCAGGCCGCCGACGGCGACTACAACCAGTCGGAGGATCTGGTCGCCGAGGCCGACGAGCGGCGCGTGCTGGACCGCGCCTGGATCACCCAGGCCGTCCGCGCCAAGGAGCTGACCGGGGTCTGCGCGCCGCCGCCCGTGCCCCGCCCCGAGATCGCCGCGATCCTGTCCGCGCCGCTGCCCGAGTCGGCGCCGTCCGCGGCCACCGAACGCTCCGCCGAGCGGACCGACCACCCGCCGGCCACCGCCGGGACGGAGAACGGCGCCCAGGAGCGGACGCCCGCCGCCAGGACCGTACCGACCCCCAAGGACCTCGCCGCACTGCGCGCGCCCGGCGCCCCGTCCGCGCAGCACCCGCCGACCGCGACCCTGCGCTGGTCCTCCGACAAGGGCTGGGTCGACCGGCCCGGCGCGGTCACCGAGCCGCCCGAGGCCGCCTCCATGCCGACGCTGGCCCAGCTCACCACGGCCGAGCAGCGCTGGGCCGACCGGGAGGAGGACATCACCACCGTCGGCGGCGACCCGTACGAGGTGGGCCAGGTCTTCGCCCGCCGCTGGATGTCCCGGCTCGGCGGCGACCAGAACCACCGTCAGCGGCTGTCGCAGATGTACCCGCGGATCCCGCACCGGATCGACGGGGAGCTGCTGCGCTACGCGGCCCGCTTCGGGCTGCTGGCCCACAAGGATGACCAGATCGACGAGCACGACCGGTACGCCATCCGGGCCGGTTTCTGGCGGGAGGTCGACGTTCCGGCGGCGACGGAGAGCGCGCCGGCGGCCGACTGA
- a CDS encoding ABC transporter ATP-binding protein: MSTRAGQALRYDEVVRVRGLAKTYPPVKGRRGAPGTPEVRATDGVELDVRGGEIFGLLGPNGAGKSTLVRQLTGLLRPDTGSVEILGHDIVRHPERAARLLAYLGQESSALDELTVSLAAETTARLRGLDARRARAERDAVLEELGLAPIAGRALKKLSGGQRRLACLAAALVGERPLLVLDEPTTGMDPVARRAVWAAVDRRRAERGTTVLLVTHNVIEAETVLDRVAVLDRGRVIACDSPAGLKAQVAGEVRVELVWRDRPPLEVPEVAVLGERAVESGRRWTLRLAPEEARAVVATVTGGAAFAALDDFTLATPSLEDVYLALGGAARQGLVRA, encoded by the coding sequence GTGAGTACGCGCGCGGGACAGGCACTTCGGTACGACGAGGTCGTACGCGTGCGCGGACTCGCCAAGACCTATCCGCCCGTCAAGGGGCGGCGGGGCGCACCCGGCACCCCCGAGGTGCGCGCCACCGACGGCGTCGAGCTGGACGTGCGGGGCGGGGAGATCTTCGGGCTGCTCGGACCGAACGGTGCGGGCAAGTCCACCCTCGTACGGCAACTGACCGGGCTGCTGCGGCCGGACACCGGAAGCGTGGAGATCCTCGGGCACGACATCGTGCGCCACCCCGAGCGGGCGGCGCGGCTCCTCGCCTACCTGGGCCAGGAGTCCTCCGCCCTGGACGAGCTGACCGTCTCCCTCGCCGCCGAGACCACCGCACGCCTGCGCGGCCTGGACGCACGGCGGGCACGGGCCGAGCGGGACGCCGTACTGGAGGAACTGGGGCTCGCCCCGATCGCCGGGCGGGCGCTGAAGAAGCTGTCCGGCGGGCAGCGGCGGCTCGCCTGCCTCGCCGCCGCCCTCGTCGGGGAACGGCCGCTGCTCGTGCTGGACGAGCCGACCACCGGCATGGACCCGGTGGCCCGGCGCGCGGTGTGGGCGGCCGTGGACCGGCGCCGGGCCGAGCGCGGTACGACCGTGCTGCTGGTCACCCACAACGTCATCGAGGCCGAGACCGTGCTCGACCGGGTCGCCGTGCTCGACCGGGGACGGGTCATCGCCTGCGACAGCCCCGCCGGACTCAAGGCGCAGGTCGCCGGCGAGGTACGGGTCGAGCTGGTGTGGCGGGACCGTCCGCCCCTGGAGGTGCCCGAGGTCGCCGTCCTCGGCGAGCGGGCCGTGGAGTCCGGCCGGCGCTGGACGCTCCGGCTCGCGCCCGAGGAGGCCCGCGCCGTCGTCGCCACCGTGACCGGCGGCGCCGCCTTCGCCGCCCTGGACGACTTCACGCTCGCCACGCCCAGCCTGGAGGACGTCTACCTGGCGCTGGGCGGCGCGGCCCGGCAGGGACTGGTGAGGGCATGA
- a CDS encoding ABC transporter permease yields the protein MSAVPAEVVPGGTRAVPETAPGPAELGPSARLWPSLAAVYRAQLSRARVARIPLLFVATFQSVGITVMMRGVVDSGSEAQSVVAGSSVLVVAFVALNLLSQYFGQLRASGGLDHYATLPVPPAAVVLGVAAAYASFTVPGTLVTAVFGCVLFGLPLSNLWILLAVIPLAGAALSGLGAACGLLAPRPELATLLGQLGMSAALLLGVLPADRMPQIVRLARDLLPSTYGVEAYARTFGAHPDWAVVLVDLGVCAGVGVVSLAVAARAYRRAAVR from the coding sequence GTGAGTGCCGTACCCGCCGAGGTGGTGCCGGGCGGCACCCGGGCCGTGCCCGAGACGGCGCCCGGCCCCGCCGAGCTGGGGCCGTCCGCTCGGCTGTGGCCGTCGCTGGCGGCCGTCTACCGGGCACAGCTTTCCCGGGCCAGGGTGGCGCGGATCCCCCTGCTGTTCGTGGCCACCTTCCAGTCCGTCGGCATCACCGTGATGATGCGGGGGGTCGTCGACAGCGGCAGCGAGGCCCAGTCCGTGGTGGCCGGGTCGTCGGTGCTGGTCGTCGCGTTCGTCGCGCTGAACCTGCTGTCGCAGTACTTCGGGCAGCTTCGGGCCAGCGGAGGACTCGACCACTACGCCACGCTGCCGGTGCCGCCGGCCGCCGTGGTGCTGGGCGTGGCGGCGGCGTACGCCTCCTTCACCGTGCCGGGCACGCTGGTGACCGCCGTCTTCGGGTGCGTGCTGTTCGGGCTGCCGCTGTCCAACCTGTGGATCCTGCTGGCCGTCATCCCGCTCGCCGGGGCCGCGCTGTCCGGGCTCGGCGCCGCCTGCGGGCTGCTCGCGCCCCGGCCGGAGCTGGCCACGCTGCTGGGTCAGTTGGGCATGTCGGCGGCGCTGCTGCTGGGCGTGCTGCCGGCCGACCGGATGCCGCAGATCGTACGGCTGGCCCGTGATCTGCTGCCCTCGACCTACGGCGTCGAGGCGTACGCCCGCACGTTCGGGGCCCACCCGGACTGGGCGGTCGTCCTCGTTGACCTGGGGGTGTGCGCGGGTGTCGGAGTGGTCTCGCTGGCCGTGGCGGCCCGGGCGTACCGCAGGGCCGCCGTCCGGTGA
- a CDS encoding AAA family ATPase — protein sequence MTAPLTPPPPPHDDSPHQVRQAPPSGAPGAGPYEQDGPGMKTEVREAAVITVAVALGGVLLGLLWWWLAPHVPLVGDVIDKNWVVYLKDTEGEQAIGVDGTFALLGLAFGLVSAVVLFLLRRRGGVPVVVALGVGGLLGSLLAWRLGVWLGPGSDVLAHARAVGKGVTFSAPLKLGAKGALLAWPLGGALVHLGLTALFGPRDPEPALFGPQDPEPPYPHP from the coding sequence GTGACCGCACCGTTGACTCCGCCTCCGCCCCCGCACGACGACTCCCCGCACCAGGTACGGCAGGCCCCGCCGTCCGGGGCGCCGGGCGCGGGTCCGTACGAACAGGACGGCCCCGGGATGAAGACGGAAGTACGGGAGGCCGCCGTGATCACGGTGGCGGTGGCGCTCGGCGGGGTGCTGCTGGGGCTGCTGTGGTGGTGGCTGGCGCCGCACGTGCCGCTGGTCGGTGACGTGATCGACAAGAACTGGGTCGTCTACCTCAAGGACACCGAGGGCGAGCAGGCGATCGGCGTGGACGGTACGTTCGCGCTGCTGGGCCTCGCCTTCGGGCTGGTCAGCGCGGTGGTCCTCTTTCTGCTGCGGCGGCGCGGAGGTGTGCCGGTCGTGGTGGCACTGGGCGTGGGCGGGCTGCTCGGCTCGTTGCTGGCCTGGCGGCTGGGCGTGTGGCTGGGTCCCGGGTCCGACGTGCTGGCGCACGCGCGGGCCGTGGGCAAGGGCGTGACGTTCTCGGCGCCGCTGAAGCTCGGGGCGAAGGGCGCGCTGCTGGCCTGGCCGCTGGGCGGGGCGCTGGTGCATCTCGGGCTCACGGCGCTCTTCGGGCCGAGGGACCCCGAGCCGGCGCTCTTCGGCCCGCAGGACCCCGAGCCGCCGTATCCGCACCCGTGA
- the ybaK gene encoding Cys-tRNA(Pro) deacylase → MAKKQKQQSGGTPATVALAAAGVDFTVHAYAHDPSHPSYGEEAAQAMGVSPDRVFKTLVADVDGSLVVGVVPVAGSLDLKALAAAVGGKRAAMADPTLAERTTGYVRGGISPLGQRKKLPTVLDDSAGSHSTICVSAGRRGLEVELAPRDLADLTDAVLAPIGRV, encoded by the coding sequence ATGGCGAAGAAGCAGAAGCAGCAGTCCGGGGGCACGCCCGCGACGGTGGCCCTGGCGGCGGCAGGGGTGGACTTCACGGTGCACGCCTACGCGCACGACCCGTCCCACCCCTCCTACGGCGAGGAGGCGGCCCAGGCGATGGGCGTCTCCCCCGACCGGGTCTTCAAGACCCTGGTCGCCGACGTCGACGGCTCACTGGTGGTCGGCGTGGTCCCGGTGGCGGGCTCCCTGGACCTGAAGGCCCTCGCGGCGGCGGTCGGCGGCAAACGCGCCGCGATGGCCGACCCCACCCTCGCCGAACGCACCACCGGCTACGTCCGCGGCGGGATCTCCCCGCTCGGCCAGCGCAAGAAGCTCCCCACGGTGCTCGACGACTCGGCCGGGTCCCACTCCACGATCTGCGTCTCGGCGGGCCGCCGCGGCCTGGAGGTGGAACTGGCCCCGCGGGACCTGGCCGACCTGACGGACGCGGTCCTGGCCCCGATCGGCAGGGTCTGA
- a CDS encoding LON peptidase substrate-binding domain-containing protein, whose protein sequence is MTTVRLPLFPLNSVLFPGLVLPLNVFEERYRAMMRELLKTPEDEPRRFAVVAVRDGHEVAPSAPGMPDPTAEPERGPSAGFGPDLVRAFHSVGCVADAATVRERSDGTFEVLATGTTRVRLLSVDASGPFLTAELEELPEEPGDEAGALAEGVLRSFRQYQKRLAGARERSLSSGAELPDDPSVVSYLVAAAMVHDTPTKQRLLQAPDTASRLRDELKLLRAETAIIRNLPSLPAFELTRTPTSLN, encoded by the coding sequence GTGACCACCGTCCGTCTCCCGCTCTTTCCGCTGAACTCGGTGCTGTTCCCCGGGCTCGTGCTGCCGCTCAACGTCTTCGAGGAGCGGTATCGCGCCATGATGCGCGAGCTGCTGAAGACCCCCGAGGACGAACCGCGCCGGTTCGCCGTCGTGGCCGTCCGCGACGGCCACGAGGTCGCGCCGAGCGCCCCCGGCATGCCGGATCCCACGGCCGAACCCGAACGCGGCCCGTCCGCCGGCTTCGGCCCCGACCTCGTGCGGGCGTTCCACAGCGTGGGCTGCGTGGCGGACGCGGCGACCGTCCGGGAGCGGTCCGACGGCACGTTCGAGGTGCTGGCGACGGGCACGACCCGCGTCCGCCTGCTGTCCGTGGACGCCTCGGGCCCGTTCCTGACCGCGGAGCTGGAGGAGCTGCCGGAGGAGCCCGGTGACGAGGCCGGCGCGCTGGCGGAGGGTGTCCTGCGGTCCTTCCGTCAGTACCAGAAGCGTCTGGCGGGCGCCCGCGAGCGCTCCCTGTCCTCGGGGGCGGAGCTGCCGGACGATCCGAGCGTGGTGTCGTACCTGGTGGCGGCGGCGATGGTGCACGACACGCCGACCAAGCAGCGCCTGCTCCAGGCGCCGGACACCGCGTCCCGGCTCCGGGACGAGCTGAAACTCCTTCGCGCGGAGACGGCCATCATCCGTAACCTGCCGTCGTTGCCGGCGTTCGAGCTGACGCGGACGCCGACCAGTCTGAACTGA
- a CDS encoding oxidoreductase, with protein MTEGTGIRAGDLPDDLTAAEAGMWQAFRNGSGYDLSSGDAIVDDPHGGHPWGPERTVRARIVCWLLLDGPPALAGRVSALKLAGVRITGTLDLAGGQVTPYLELSGCRFDEEVRLPEARFTTVRLVDCSVPRLEAARVHTEGDLHLPRCRFQNGVRLTDAHIGTDLLLNQAIVYRDRSGRSIAADGMTVGQDLQAELLESHGELSLRGAKVGVSLSLRGAKLANPYARLALNAPQLTVGRTLYLTPAGVGSPLLSGTTPARGTRIQRFECRGGVRLDDGRFGDAVDLERARFTFTDDQELSLRRVQTPELRFLGDRPERGKVVLSGARIVNLVDRASSWPDEGNLHMGGFTYENLVPQGPFPLTRRLDWVSAATAEYAPEPYERLAAVLRAAGEDEDAREVLLAKQRRRRETLPLAGKLWGHVQDWTVAYGYRPGRAAVWMTVLWAAGTLAFAHAYHPPTNPGGHPAWSPALFTLDLLLPVIDLGQAGQWQLRGGWQWLAAVMVLLGWILATTVAAGATRLLRRS; from the coding sequence GTGACCGAGGGGACCGGCATCCGCGCCGGGGACCTGCCGGACGACCTGACGGCGGCCGAGGCCGGCATGTGGCAGGCCTTCCGCAACGGCAGCGGCTACGACCTGAGCAGCGGAGACGCCATAGTGGACGACCCGCACGGCGGTCATCCGTGGGGTCCCGAACGCACCGTGCGGGCCCGCATCGTGTGCTGGCTGCTGCTGGACGGCCCGCCGGCGCTCGCGGGCCGGGTGTCCGCGCTGAAGCTCGCCGGCGTGCGGATCACCGGCACGCTGGACCTGGCGGGCGGCCAGGTCACGCCGTACCTGGAACTGAGCGGCTGCCGGTTCGACGAGGAGGTCCGGCTGCCGGAGGCCCGGTTCACGACCGTGCGCCTGGTGGACTGCTCGGTGCCGCGGCTGGAGGCGGCCCGCGTGCACACCGAGGGCGATCTGCACCTGCCGCGCTGCCGCTTCCAGAACGGGGTCCGGCTGACCGACGCCCACATCGGCACCGACCTGCTGCTCAACCAGGCGATCGTGTACCGCGACCGCAGCGGGCGGTCGATCGCGGCGGACGGCATGACCGTCGGCCAGGATCTCCAGGCCGAGCTGCTGGAGTCGCACGGCGAGCTGAGCCTGCGCGGCGCCAAGGTCGGCGTGTCGCTCAGTCTGCGCGGTGCGAAACTGGCCAATCCGTACGCCCGCCTGGCCCTGAACGCCCCCCAGCTCACCGTCGGACGCACTCTGTACCTGACCCCGGCCGGCGTCGGCAGCCCGCTGCTGAGCGGCACGACACCCGCGCGCGGGACGCGCATCCAGCGGTTCGAGTGCCGGGGCGGGGTGCGGCTGGACGACGGGCGGTTCGGGGACGCCGTCGACCTGGAGCGGGCCCGGTTCACCTTCACCGACGACCAGGAACTGTCGCTGCGCCGGGTGCAGACGCCCGAACTGCGCTTCCTCGGGGACCGGCCCGAGCGCGGCAAGGTGGTGCTGTCCGGCGCGCGGATCGTGAACCTGGTGGACCGCGCGAGTAGCTGGCCGGACGAGGGGAACCTGCACATGGGCGGGTTCACCTACGAGAACCTGGTGCCGCAGGGCCCGTTCCCGCTGACCCGGCGCCTGGACTGGGTGTCGGCGGCCACCGCCGAGTACGCCCCGGAGCCGTACGAGCGGCTGGCCGCGGTGCTGCGCGCGGCCGGGGAGGACGAGGACGCGCGCGAGGTGCTGCTCGCCAAGCAGCGCCGGCGGCGCGAGACGCTGCCGCTGGCGGGCAAGCTGTGGGGCCACGTCCAGGACTGGACGGTCGCCTACGGCTACCGGCCCGGCCGGGCGGCGGTGTGGATGACGGTGCTGTGGGCGGCGGGCACCCTGGCGTTCGCGCACGCCTACCATCCGCCGACCAACCCCGGTGGCCACCCGGCCTGGAGCCCGGCGCTGTTCACACTGGACCTGCTGCTACCGGTGATCGACCTGGGGCAGGCCGGCCAGTGGCAGCTTCGCGGCGGCTGGCAGTGGCTGGCGGCGGTGATGGTCCTGCTCGGCTGGATCCTGGCGACGACGGTGGCGGCGGGCGCGACCCGGCTGCTGCGGCGTAGCTGA
- the hisD gene encoding histidinol dehydrogenase, with protein sequence MISRIDLRGDALPEGPALRDLLPRADFDVSAALEKVRPICEAVHHRGDAALIDFAEKFDGVRLESVRVPARALADALDGLDPAVRAALEESVRRARLVHRAQRRSTHTTQVVPGGSVTEKWVPVQRVGLYAPGGRSVYPSSVIMNAVPAQEAGVGSIALASPPQAEFGGLPHPTILAACALLGVDEVYAAGGATAVAMFAYGTESCPPANMVTGPGNIWVAAAKRYFTGRIGIDAEAGPTEIAILADSTADPVHVASDLISQAEHDPLAAAVLVTDSAELADAVEKELEPQVAATKHIEDRIVPALKGRQSAIVLVDGIEEGLRVVDAYGAEHLEIQTARAAEVADRVRNAGAVFIGPWAPVSLGDYAAGSNHVLPTGGCACHSSGLSVQSFLRGIHIVDYTREALAEVAHHVVTLAEAEDLPAHGAAVKARFGWKVPANK encoded by the coding sequence GTGATCTCCCGAATCGATCTGCGCGGCGACGCCCTTCCCGAGGGCCCCGCCCTGCGCGACCTGCTGCCCCGAGCCGACTTCGACGTCTCGGCCGCCCTGGAGAAGGTGCGTCCGATCTGCGAGGCCGTGCATCATCGTGGTGACGCGGCGCTGATCGACTTCGCCGAGAAGTTCGACGGAGTACGGCTGGAATCCGTCCGTGTCCCGGCCCGGGCGCTCGCCGACGCGCTCGACGGCCTCGACCCCGCGGTGCGCGCCGCCCTGGAGGAGTCCGTCCGCCGCGCCCGCCTGGTCCACCGCGCACAGCGCCGGAGCACGCACACCACCCAGGTGGTGCCCGGCGGCTCGGTGACCGAGAAGTGGGTGCCGGTCCAGCGCGTCGGGCTGTACGCGCCGGGCGGCCGGTCCGTCTACCCCTCCTCCGTGATCATGAACGCCGTGCCGGCCCAGGAGGCCGGCGTCGGGTCCATCGCGCTCGCCTCCCCGCCGCAGGCGGAGTTCGGCGGCCTTCCGCACCCGACGATCCTCGCCGCCTGCGCCCTGCTCGGCGTGGACGAGGTGTACGCCGCCGGCGGCGCCACCGCCGTCGCGATGTTCGCGTACGGCACCGAGTCCTGCCCGCCCGCCAACATGGTCACCGGCCCCGGCAACATCTGGGTCGCCGCCGCCAAGCGCTACTTCACCGGCAGGATCGGCATCGACGCCGAGGCCGGCCCGACGGAGATCGCGATCCTCGCGGACTCCACCGCCGACCCGGTGCACGTCGCCTCGGACCTGATCAGCCAGGCCGAGCACGACCCGCTCGCGGCGGCCGTCCTCGTCACCGACTCCGCCGAGCTGGCGGACGCGGTGGAGAAGGAACTGGAGCCGCAGGTCGCGGCCACCAAGCACATCGAGGACCGGATCGTGCCCGCGCTGAAGGGCCGGCAGTCCGCGATCGTCCTCGTCGACGGCATCGAGGAAGGCCTGCGGGTGGTCGACGCGTACGGCGCCGAACACCTGGAGATCCAGACCGCCCGGGCCGCCGAGGTCGCCGACCGCGTGCGGAACGCGGGCGCGGTCTTCATCGGCCCCTGGGCCCCCGTCTCGCTCGGCGACTACGCCGCCGGGTCCAACCACGTCCTGCCCACCGGCGGCTGCGCCTGCCACTCCTCGGGCCTGTCCGTCCAGTCCTTCCTGCGCGGCATCCACATCGTGGACTACACCAGGGAAGCGCTCGCCGAGGTCGCCCACCACGTGGTGACGCTGGCGGAGGCGGAGGACCTGCCGGCGCACGGCGCGGCGGTCAAGGCGCGGTTCGGATGGAAGGTTCCGGCGAACAAGTGA
- a CDS encoding histidinol-phosphate transaminase produces MSFGIDDLPVRDELRGKSPYGAPQLDVPVRLNTNENPYPLPGPLVERIAERVREAARDLNRYPDRDAVELRTELAKYLTRTGGYPIGTENVWAANGSNEVIQQLLQAFGGPGRTAIGFEPSYSMHALIARGTGTGWIPGPRNEDFTIDPAAGERAIATHRPDVVFITTPNNPTGNTVPAATVIALYEAAQRAKPSMVVVDEAYVEFSHGDSLLPLLADRPHLVVSRTMSKAFGAAGLRLGYLAAHPAVVDAVQLVRLPYHLSAITQATALAALEHTDTLLGYVEQLKAERDRLVTELRAMGYEVTESDANFVQFGRFRNAQDAWRRILDRGVLVRDNGVPGRLRVSAGTPQENDAFLDAVRDLKKELEA; encoded by the coding sequence GTGAGCTTCGGCATCGACGACCTCCCCGTACGGGACGAGCTGCGCGGCAAGTCCCCCTACGGCGCGCCCCAGCTAGACGTGCCCGTACGGCTGAACACCAACGAGAACCCCTACCCGCTGCCCGGACCGCTGGTCGAGCGGATCGCGGAGCGGGTCCGGGAAGCGGCCCGCGACCTGAACCGCTACCCCGACCGGGACGCGGTCGAGCTGCGCACCGAGCTGGCGAAATACCTGACGAGGACCGGCGGGTATCCGATCGGCACCGAGAACGTCTGGGCGGCCAACGGCTCCAACGAGGTCATCCAGCAGCTCCTCCAGGCCTTCGGCGGACCGGGCCGTACCGCCATCGGCTTCGAACCGTCGTACTCGATGCACGCCCTCATCGCGCGCGGCACCGGCACCGGCTGGATCCCCGGCCCGCGCAACGAGGACTTCACCATCGACCCCGCCGCCGGGGAGCGGGCGATCGCCACGCACCGGCCGGACGTCGTCTTCATCACCACCCCCAACAACCCCACCGGCAACACGGTGCCGGCGGCGACGGTCATCGCGCTGTACGAGGCGGCGCAGCGGGCGAAGCCGTCGATGGTCGTCGTGGACGAGGCCTACGTCGAGTTCAGCCACGGCGACTCGCTGCTGCCGCTGCTGGCGGACCGCCCCCACCTGGTCGTCTCCCGCACCATGTCGAAGGCGTTCGGCGCCGCCGGGCTCCGCCTCGGCTATCTCGCCGCGCACCCCGCGGTCGTGGACGCCGTCCAGCTCGTACGCCTGCCCTACCACCTGTCGGCGATCACCCAGGCGACCGCCCTGGCCGCCCTGGAGCACACCGACACCCTGCTGGGCTACGTCGAGCAGCTCAAGGCGGAACGGGACCGGCTGGTCACCGAACTGCGCGCGATGGGCTACGAGGTCACCGAGTCCGACGCGAACTTCGTGCAGTTCGGCCGCTTCAGGAACGCCCAAGACGCCTGGCGGCGGATCCTCGACCGGGGCGTCCTGGTCCGGGACAACGGCGTACCGGGACGGCTGCGGGTGTCCGCCGGCACCCCGCAGGAGAACGACGCGTTCCTCGACGCGGTACGGGACTTGAAGAAGGAGCTTGAGGCATGA
- the hisB gene encoding imidazoleglycerol-phosphate dehydratase HisB, with protein MSRIGRVERTTKETAVLVEIDLDGTGRTDIATGVGFYDHMLDQLGRHGLFDLTVKTDGDLHIDSHHTIEDTALALGAAFRQALGDKVGIYRFGNCTVPLDESLAQVTVDLSGRPYLVHTEPENMAPMIGAYDTTMTRHILESFVAQAQIALHVHVPYGRNAHHIVECQFKALARALRYASERDPRAAGILPSTKGAL; from the coding sequence ATGAGCCGCATAGGACGCGTGGAGCGCACCACCAAGGAGACCGCGGTCCTGGTCGAGATCGACCTCGACGGCACGGGACGGACCGACATCGCCACCGGCGTCGGCTTCTACGACCACATGCTCGACCAGCTCGGCCGGCACGGTCTGTTCGACCTGACCGTGAAGACCGACGGCGACCTGCACATCGACTCCCACCACACCATCGAGGACACCGCCCTCGCGCTGGGCGCCGCCTTCAGGCAGGCGCTCGGCGACAAGGTGGGCATCTACCGCTTCGGCAACTGCACGGTCCCGCTGGACGAGTCCCTCGCCCAGGTCACCGTCGACCTGTCCGGCCGCCCGTACCTCGTGCACACCGAGCCCGAGAACATGGCGCCGATGATCGGCGCGTACGACACGACGATGACCCGGCACATCCTGGAATCGTTCGTCGCCCAGGCGCAGATCGCGCTGCACGTGCACGTGCCCTACGGACGCAACGCGCACCACATCGTGGAGTGCCAGTTCAAGGCGCTCGCCCGGGCGCTCCGCTACGCCAGCGAGCGCGACCCGCGCGCGGCCGGCATCCTCCCCTCGACGAAGGGCGCCCTGTAA
- the hisH gene encoding imidazole glycerol phosphate synthase subunit HisH → MELSTKKVVVFDYGFGNVRSAERALARVGAEVEITRDFDRAMNADGLLVPGVGAFAACMDGLRAARGDWIVDRRLSGGRPVMGICVGMQILFARGIENGVRAEGLDEWPGTVEPLQADVVPHMGWNTVDAPAGSELFAGLDADARFYFVHSYAVHEWTLESHNPVIEAPRVTWSTHGKPFVAAVENGALRATQFHPEKSGDAGAQLLTNWIGTL, encoded by the coding sequence GTGGAATTGAGCACCAAGAAGGTCGTCGTCTTCGACTACGGCTTCGGCAACGTCCGGTCCGCCGAGCGCGCCCTCGCGCGCGTGGGCGCCGAAGTCGAGATCACGCGTGACTTCGACCGCGCGATGAACGCCGACGGGCTGCTGGTGCCGGGCGTCGGTGCGTTCGCGGCCTGCATGGACGGCCTGCGCGCCGCCCGCGGCGACTGGATCGTGGACCGCCGGCTGTCCGGCGGGCGCCCGGTCATGGGCATCTGCGTCGGCATGCAGATCCTCTTCGCGCGCGGCATCGAGAACGGCGTCCGGGCCGAGGGCCTGGACGAGTGGCCCGGCACCGTCGAGCCGCTCCAGGCCGACGTGGTGCCCCACATGGGCTGGAACACCGTCGACGCGCCCGCCGGCTCCGAGCTGTTCGCCGGCCTGGACGCCGACGCCCGCTTCTACTTCGTGCACTCCTACGCCGTCCACGAGTGGACCCTGGAGAGCCACAACCCGGTGATCGAGGCGCCCCGGGTCACCTGGTCGACGCACGGCAAGCCGTTCGTGGCCGCCGTGGAGAACGGCGCCCTGCGGGCGACCCAGTTCCACCCCGAGAAGTCCGGCGACGCCGGTGCCCAGCTCCTCACCAACTGGATCGGAACCCTGTAG